Proteins from a single region of Pongo pygmaeus isolate AG05252 chromosome 3, NHGRI_mPonPyg2-v2.0_pri, whole genome shotgun sequence:
- the SH3BP2 gene encoding SH3 domain-binding protein 2 isoform X3 encodes MAGSGPRPRSWGRREAGARDEAAAAGGRGPGPCRCSQGRRSWTAPGKPAVAAAWTPFMAAEETHWPVPMKAIGAQNLLTMPGGVAKAGYLHKKGGTQLQLLKWPLRFVIIHKRCVYYFKSSTSASPQGAFSLSGYNRVMRAAEETTSNNVFPFKIIHISKKHRTWFFSASSEDERKSWMALLRREIGHFHEKKDLPLDTSDSSSDTDSFYGAVERPVDISLSPYPTDNEDYEHDDEDDSYMEPDSPEPGRLEDALMHPPAYPPPPVPTPRKPAFSDMPRAHSFTSKGPGPLLPPPPPKHGLPDVGLAAEDSKRDPLCPRRAEPCPRVPATPRRMSDPPLSTMPTAPGLRKPPCFRESASPSPSPEPWTPGHGACSTSSAAIMATATSRNCDKLKSFHLSPRGPPTSQPPPVPANKPKFLKTAEEDPPREAAMPGLFVSPVAPRPPALKLPVPEATARPAVLPRPEKPQLPHLQRSPPDGQSFRSFSFEKPRQPLPADTGGDDSDEDYEKVPLPNSVFINTTESCEVERLFKATSPRGEPQDGLYCIRNSSTKSGKPMISRGWSRCFSGSCQPPASLL; translated from the exons ATGGCGGGGTCCGGGCCGCGGCCGCGGAGCTGGGGCCGGCGGGAGGCGGGCGCCCGGGACGAGGCGGCGGCGGCCGGGGGGCGCGGCCCGGGGCCGTGCCGGTGCTCCCAGGGGAGGCGGTCGTGGACCGCCCCGGGGAAGCCGGCCGTGGCCGCCGCGTGGACGCC CTTCATGGCGGCTGAAGAGACGCATTGGCCTGTCCCTATGAAGGCCATTGGTGCCCAGAATCTGCTAACCATGCCTGGGGGCGTGGCCAAGGCTGGCTACCTGCACAAGAAGGGCGGTACCCAGCTGCAGCTGCTGAAAT GGCCCCTGCGCTTTGTCATCATCCACAAACGCTGCGTCTACTACTTTAAGAGTAGCACCTCCGCCTCCCCGCAGGGCGCCTTCTCCCTGAGTGGCTATAACCG GGTGATGCGGGCAGCGGAGGAGACCACGTCCAACAACGTTTTCCCCTTCAAGATCATCCACATCAGCAAGAAGCACCGCACGTGGTTCTTCTCGGCCTCCTCCGAGGACGAGCGCAAG AGCTGGATGGCCTTGCTGCGCAGGGAGATTGGCCACTTCCACGAAAAGAAAGACCTGCCCTTGGACACCAG CGACTCCAGCTCGGACACAGACAGCTTCTACGGCGCAGTCGAGCGGCCTGTGGATATCAGCCTCTCCCCGTACCCCACGGACAATGAAG ACTATGAGCACGACGACGAGGATGACTCCTACATGGAGCCCGACTCCCCGGAGCCCGGAAGGCTTGAGG ATGCCCTGATGCACCCACCGGCTTACCCACCACCCCCAGTGCCCACGCCCAGGAAGCCAGCCTTCTCCGACATGCCCCGGGCCCACTCCTTTACCTCCAAGGGCCCCGGTCCCCTGCTGCCACCCCCGCCCCCTAAGCACGGCCTCCCAGATGTTGGCCTGGCTGCCGAGGACTCCAAGAGGGACCCCCTGTGCCCGAGGCGGGCTGAGCCTTGCCCCAGGGTACCTGCTACCCCCCGAAGGATGAGTGATCCCCCTCTGAGCACCATgcccaccgcacccggcctacggAAACCCCCTTGCTTCCGGGAGagtgccagccccagccccagcccggAGCCCTGGACCCCTGGCCACGGGGCCTGCTCCACTTCCAGTGCTGCCATCATGGCCACTGCCACCTCCAGAAACTGTGACAAACTCAAGTCCTTCCACCTGTCCCCCCGAGGACCGCCCACATCTCAGCCCCCACCTGTGCCAGCCAACAAGCCCAAGTTCCTGAAGACAGCTGAAGAGGACCCCCCAAGGGAGGCAGCCATGCCTGGACTCTTTGTGTCCCCCGTGGCTCCCCGGCCTCCTGCGCTGAAGCTGCCAGTGCCTGAGGCCACGGCGCGGCCCGCAGTCCTGCCCAGGCCAGAGAAGCCGCAGCTCCCCCACCTCCA GCGATCACCCCCTGATGGGCAGAGTTTCAGGAGCTTCTCCTTTGAAAAGCCCCGGCAACCCTTGCCGGCTGACACTGGTGGGGACGACTCGGACGAGGACTATGAGAAG GTGCCACTCCCCAACTCGGTCTTCATCAACACCACGGAGTCCTGCGAAGTGGAAAG GCTGTTCAAGGCTACAAGCCCCCGGGGAGAGCCCCAGGATGGACTCTACTGCATCCGGAACTCCTCTACCAAGTCAGGGAAG CCCATGATCTCCCGAGGCTGGTCCCGCTGTTTCTCAGGGAGCTGTCAGCCTCCCGCTTCCCTCCTGTAG
- the SH3BP2 gene encoding SH3 domain-binding protein 2 isoform X1, whose protein sequence is MAGSGPRPRSWGRREAGARDEAAAAGGRGPGPCRCSQGRRSWTAPGKPAVAAAWTPFMAAEETHWPVPMKAIGAQNLLTMPGGVAKAGYLHKKGGTQLQLLKWPLRFVIIHKRCVYYFKSSTSASPQGAFSLSGYNRVMRAAEETTSNNVFPFKIIHISKKHRTWFFSASSEDERKSWMALLRREIGHFHEKKDLPLDTSDSSSDTDSFYGAVERPVDISLSPYPTDNEDYEHDDEDDSYMEPDSPEPGRLEDALMHPPAYPPPPVPTPRKPAFSDMPRAHSFTSKGPGPLLPPPPPKHGLPDVGLAAEDSKRDPLCPRRAEPCPRVPATPRRMSDPPLSTMPTAPGLRKPPCFRESASPSPSPEPWTPGHGACSTSSAAIMATATSRNCDKLKSFHLSPRGPPTSQPPPVPANKPKFLKTAEEDPPREAAMPGLFVSPVAPRPPALKLPVPEATARPAVLPRPEKPQLPHLQRSPPDGQSFRSFSFEKPRQPLPADTGGDDSDEDYEKVPLPNSVFINTTESCEVERLFKATSPRGEPQDGLYCIRNSSTKSGKVLVVWDETSNKVRNYRIFEKDSKFYLEGEVLFVSVGSMVEHYHTHVLPSHQSLLLRHPYGYTGPR, encoded by the exons ATGGCGGGGTCCGGGCCGCGGCCGCGGAGCTGGGGCCGGCGGGAGGCGGGCGCCCGGGACGAGGCGGCGGCGGCCGGGGGGCGCGGCCCGGGGCCGTGCCGGTGCTCCCAGGGGAGGCGGTCGTGGACCGCCCCGGGGAAGCCGGCCGTGGCCGCCGCGTGGACGCC CTTCATGGCGGCTGAAGAGACGCATTGGCCTGTCCCTATGAAGGCCATTGGTGCCCAGAATCTGCTAACCATGCCTGGGGGCGTGGCCAAGGCTGGCTACCTGCACAAGAAGGGCGGTACCCAGCTGCAGCTGCTGAAAT GGCCCCTGCGCTTTGTCATCATCCACAAACGCTGCGTCTACTACTTTAAGAGTAGCACCTCCGCCTCCCCGCAGGGCGCCTTCTCCCTGAGTGGCTATAACCG GGTGATGCGGGCAGCGGAGGAGACCACGTCCAACAACGTTTTCCCCTTCAAGATCATCCACATCAGCAAGAAGCACCGCACGTGGTTCTTCTCGGCCTCCTCCGAGGACGAGCGCAAG AGCTGGATGGCCTTGCTGCGCAGGGAGATTGGCCACTTCCACGAAAAGAAAGACCTGCCCTTGGACACCAG CGACTCCAGCTCGGACACAGACAGCTTCTACGGCGCAGTCGAGCGGCCTGTGGATATCAGCCTCTCCCCGTACCCCACGGACAATGAAG ACTATGAGCACGACGACGAGGATGACTCCTACATGGAGCCCGACTCCCCGGAGCCCGGAAGGCTTGAGG ATGCCCTGATGCACCCACCGGCTTACCCACCACCCCCAGTGCCCACGCCCAGGAAGCCAGCCTTCTCCGACATGCCCCGGGCCCACTCCTTTACCTCCAAGGGCCCCGGTCCCCTGCTGCCACCCCCGCCCCCTAAGCACGGCCTCCCAGATGTTGGCCTGGCTGCCGAGGACTCCAAGAGGGACCCCCTGTGCCCGAGGCGGGCTGAGCCTTGCCCCAGGGTACCTGCTACCCCCCGAAGGATGAGTGATCCCCCTCTGAGCACCATgcccaccgcacccggcctacggAAACCCCCTTGCTTCCGGGAGagtgccagccccagccccagcccggAGCCCTGGACCCCTGGCCACGGGGCCTGCTCCACTTCCAGTGCTGCCATCATGGCCACTGCCACCTCCAGAAACTGTGACAAACTCAAGTCCTTCCACCTGTCCCCCCGAGGACCGCCCACATCTCAGCCCCCACCTGTGCCAGCCAACAAGCCCAAGTTCCTGAAGACAGCTGAAGAGGACCCCCCAAGGGAGGCAGCCATGCCTGGACTCTTTGTGTCCCCCGTGGCTCCCCGGCCTCCTGCGCTGAAGCTGCCAGTGCCTGAGGCCACGGCGCGGCCCGCAGTCCTGCCCAGGCCAGAGAAGCCGCAGCTCCCCCACCTCCA GCGATCACCCCCTGATGGGCAGAGTTTCAGGAGCTTCTCCTTTGAAAAGCCCCGGCAACCCTTGCCGGCTGACACTGGTGGGGACGACTCGGACGAGGACTATGAGAAG GTGCCACTCCCCAACTCGGTCTTCATCAACACCACGGAGTCCTGCGAAGTGGAAAG GCTGTTCAAGGCTACAAGCCCCCGGGGAGAGCCCCAGGATGGACTCTACTGCATCCGGAACTCCTCTACCAAGTCAGGGAAG GTCCTGGTTGTGTGGGATGAAACCTCTAACAAAGTGAGGAACTATCGCATTTTTGAGAAG GATTCTAAGTTCTACCTGGAGGGCGAGGTCCTGTTTGTGAGTGTGGGCAGCATGGTGGAGCACTACCACACCCACGTGCTGCCCAGCCACCAGAGCCTGCTGCTGCGGCACCCCTACGGCTACACCGGGCCTAGGTGA
- the SH3BP2 gene encoding SH3 domain-binding protein 2 isoform X4 codes for MAGSGPRPRSWGRREAGARDEAAAAGGRGPGPCRCSQGRRSWTAPGKPAVAAAWTPFMAAEETHWPVPMKAIGAQNLLTMPGGVAKAGYLHKKGGTQLQLLKWPLRFVIIHKRCVYYFKSSTSASPQGAFSLSGYNRVMRAAEETTSNNVFPFKIIHISKKHRTWFFSASSEDERKSWMALLRREIGHFHEKKDLPLDTSDSSSDTDSFYGAVERPVDISLSPYPTDNEDYEHDDEDDSYMEPDSPEPGRLEDALMHPPAYPPPPVPTPRKPAFSDMPRAHSFTSKGPGPLLPPPPPKHGLPDVGLAAEDSKRDPLCPRRAEPCPRVPATPRRMSDPPLSTMPTAPGLRKPPCFRESASPSPSPEPWTPGHGACSTSSAAIMATATSRNCDKLKSFHLSPRGPPTSQPPPVPANKPKFLKTAEEDPPREAAMPGLFVSPVAPRPPALKLPVPEATARPAVLPRPEKPQLPHLQRSPPDGQSFRSFSFEKPRQPLPADTGGDDSDEDYEKAVQGYKPPGRAPGWTLLHPELLYQVREAHDLPRLVPLFLRELSASRFPPVGPGCVG; via the exons ATGGCGGGGTCCGGGCCGCGGCCGCGGAGCTGGGGCCGGCGGGAGGCGGGCGCCCGGGACGAGGCGGCGGCGGCCGGGGGGCGCGGCCCGGGGCCGTGCCGGTGCTCCCAGGGGAGGCGGTCGTGGACCGCCCCGGGGAAGCCGGCCGTGGCCGCCGCGTGGACGCC CTTCATGGCGGCTGAAGAGACGCATTGGCCTGTCCCTATGAAGGCCATTGGTGCCCAGAATCTGCTAACCATGCCTGGGGGCGTGGCCAAGGCTGGCTACCTGCACAAGAAGGGCGGTACCCAGCTGCAGCTGCTGAAAT GGCCCCTGCGCTTTGTCATCATCCACAAACGCTGCGTCTACTACTTTAAGAGTAGCACCTCCGCCTCCCCGCAGGGCGCCTTCTCCCTGAGTGGCTATAACCG GGTGATGCGGGCAGCGGAGGAGACCACGTCCAACAACGTTTTCCCCTTCAAGATCATCCACATCAGCAAGAAGCACCGCACGTGGTTCTTCTCGGCCTCCTCCGAGGACGAGCGCAAG AGCTGGATGGCCTTGCTGCGCAGGGAGATTGGCCACTTCCACGAAAAGAAAGACCTGCCCTTGGACACCAG CGACTCCAGCTCGGACACAGACAGCTTCTACGGCGCAGTCGAGCGGCCTGTGGATATCAGCCTCTCCCCGTACCCCACGGACAATGAAG ACTATGAGCACGACGACGAGGATGACTCCTACATGGAGCCCGACTCCCCGGAGCCCGGAAGGCTTGAGG ATGCCCTGATGCACCCACCGGCTTACCCACCACCCCCAGTGCCCACGCCCAGGAAGCCAGCCTTCTCCGACATGCCCCGGGCCCACTCCTTTACCTCCAAGGGCCCCGGTCCCCTGCTGCCACCCCCGCCCCCTAAGCACGGCCTCCCAGATGTTGGCCTGGCTGCCGAGGACTCCAAGAGGGACCCCCTGTGCCCGAGGCGGGCTGAGCCTTGCCCCAGGGTACCTGCTACCCCCCGAAGGATGAGTGATCCCCCTCTGAGCACCATgcccaccgcacccggcctacggAAACCCCCTTGCTTCCGGGAGagtgccagccccagccccagcccggAGCCCTGGACCCCTGGCCACGGGGCCTGCTCCACTTCCAGTGCTGCCATCATGGCCACTGCCACCTCCAGAAACTGTGACAAACTCAAGTCCTTCCACCTGTCCCCCCGAGGACCGCCCACATCTCAGCCCCCACCTGTGCCAGCCAACAAGCCCAAGTTCCTGAAGACAGCTGAAGAGGACCCCCCAAGGGAGGCAGCCATGCCTGGACTCTTTGTGTCCCCCGTGGCTCCCCGGCCTCCTGCGCTGAAGCTGCCAGTGCCTGAGGCCACGGCGCGGCCCGCAGTCCTGCCCAGGCCAGAGAAGCCGCAGCTCCCCCACCTCCA GCGATCACCCCCTGATGGGCAGAGTTTCAGGAGCTTCTCCTTTGAAAAGCCCCGGCAACCCTTGCCGGCTGACACTGGTGGGGACGACTCGGACGAGGACTATGAGAAG GCTGTTCAAGGCTACAAGCCCCCGGGGAGAGCCCCAGGATGGACTCTACTGCATCCGGAACTCCTCTACCAAGTCAGGGAAG CCCATGATCTCCCGAGGCTGGTCCCGCTGTTTCTCAGGGAGCTGTCAGCCTCCCGCTTCCCTCCTGTAGGTCCTGGTTGTGTGGGATGA
- the SH3BP2 gene encoding SH3 domain-binding protein 2 isoform X6, translating to MAGSGPRPRSWGRREAGARDEAAAAGGRGPGPCRCSQGRRSWTAPGKPAVAAAWTPFMAAEETHWPVPMKAIGAQNLLTMPGGVAKAGYLHKKGGTQLQLLKWPLRFVIIHKRCVYYFKSSTSASPQGAFSLSGYNRVMRAAEETTSNNVFPFKIIHISKKHRTWFFSASSEDERKSWMALLRREIGHFHEKKDLPLDTSDSSSDTDSFYGAVERPVDISLSPYPTDNEDYEHDDEDDSYMEPDSPEPGRLEDALMHPPAYPPPPVPTPRKPAFSDMPRAHSFTSKGPGPLLPPPPPKHGLPDVGLAAEDSKRDPLCPRRAEPCPRVPATPRRMSDPPLSTMPTAPGLRKPPCFRESASPSPSPEPWTPGHGACSTSSAAIMATATSRNCDKLKSFHLSPRGPPTSQPPPVPANKPKFLKTAEEDPPREAAMPGLFVSPVAPRPPALKLPVPEATARPAVLPRPEKPQLPHLQRSPPDGQSFRSFSFEKPRQPLPADTGGDDSDEDYEKAVQGYKPPGRAPGWTLLHPELLYQVREGPGCVG from the exons ATGGCGGGGTCCGGGCCGCGGCCGCGGAGCTGGGGCCGGCGGGAGGCGGGCGCCCGGGACGAGGCGGCGGCGGCCGGGGGGCGCGGCCCGGGGCCGTGCCGGTGCTCCCAGGGGAGGCGGTCGTGGACCGCCCCGGGGAAGCCGGCCGTGGCCGCCGCGTGGACGCC CTTCATGGCGGCTGAAGAGACGCATTGGCCTGTCCCTATGAAGGCCATTGGTGCCCAGAATCTGCTAACCATGCCTGGGGGCGTGGCCAAGGCTGGCTACCTGCACAAGAAGGGCGGTACCCAGCTGCAGCTGCTGAAAT GGCCCCTGCGCTTTGTCATCATCCACAAACGCTGCGTCTACTACTTTAAGAGTAGCACCTCCGCCTCCCCGCAGGGCGCCTTCTCCCTGAGTGGCTATAACCG GGTGATGCGGGCAGCGGAGGAGACCACGTCCAACAACGTTTTCCCCTTCAAGATCATCCACATCAGCAAGAAGCACCGCACGTGGTTCTTCTCGGCCTCCTCCGAGGACGAGCGCAAG AGCTGGATGGCCTTGCTGCGCAGGGAGATTGGCCACTTCCACGAAAAGAAAGACCTGCCCTTGGACACCAG CGACTCCAGCTCGGACACAGACAGCTTCTACGGCGCAGTCGAGCGGCCTGTGGATATCAGCCTCTCCCCGTACCCCACGGACAATGAAG ACTATGAGCACGACGACGAGGATGACTCCTACATGGAGCCCGACTCCCCGGAGCCCGGAAGGCTTGAGG ATGCCCTGATGCACCCACCGGCTTACCCACCACCCCCAGTGCCCACGCCCAGGAAGCCAGCCTTCTCCGACATGCCCCGGGCCCACTCCTTTACCTCCAAGGGCCCCGGTCCCCTGCTGCCACCCCCGCCCCCTAAGCACGGCCTCCCAGATGTTGGCCTGGCTGCCGAGGACTCCAAGAGGGACCCCCTGTGCCCGAGGCGGGCTGAGCCTTGCCCCAGGGTACCTGCTACCCCCCGAAGGATGAGTGATCCCCCTCTGAGCACCATgcccaccgcacccggcctacggAAACCCCCTTGCTTCCGGGAGagtgccagccccagccccagcccggAGCCCTGGACCCCTGGCCACGGGGCCTGCTCCACTTCCAGTGCTGCCATCATGGCCACTGCCACCTCCAGAAACTGTGACAAACTCAAGTCCTTCCACCTGTCCCCCCGAGGACCGCCCACATCTCAGCCCCCACCTGTGCCAGCCAACAAGCCCAAGTTCCTGAAGACAGCTGAAGAGGACCCCCCAAGGGAGGCAGCCATGCCTGGACTCTTTGTGTCCCCCGTGGCTCCCCGGCCTCCTGCGCTGAAGCTGCCAGTGCCTGAGGCCACGGCGCGGCCCGCAGTCCTGCCCAGGCCAGAGAAGCCGCAGCTCCCCCACCTCCA GCGATCACCCCCTGATGGGCAGAGTTTCAGGAGCTTCTCCTTTGAAAAGCCCCGGCAACCCTTGCCGGCTGACACTGGTGGGGACGACTCGGACGAGGACTATGAGAAG GCTGTTCAAGGCTACAAGCCCCCGGGGAGAGCCCCAGGATGGACTCTACTGCATCCGGAACTCCTCTACCAAGTCAGGGAAG GTCCTGGTTGTGTGGGATGA
- the SH3BP2 gene encoding SH3 domain-binding protein 2 isoform X2, which produces MASLGPRTPALSRSRGRRAMCWVSTISFMAAEETHWPVPMKAIGAQNLLTMPGGVAKAGYLHKKGGTQLQLLKWPLRFVIIHKRCVYYFKSSTSASPQGAFSLSGYNRVMRAAEETTSNNVFPFKIIHISKKHRTWFFSASSEDERKSWMALLRREIGHFHEKKDLPLDTSDSSSDTDSFYGAVERPVDISLSPYPTDNEDYEHDDEDDSYMEPDSPEPGRLEDALMHPPAYPPPPVPTPRKPAFSDMPRAHSFTSKGPGPLLPPPPPKHGLPDVGLAAEDSKRDPLCPRRAEPCPRVPATPRRMSDPPLSTMPTAPGLRKPPCFRESASPSPSPEPWTPGHGACSTSSAAIMATATSRNCDKLKSFHLSPRGPPTSQPPPVPANKPKFLKTAEEDPPREAAMPGLFVSPVAPRPPALKLPVPEATARPAVLPRPEKPQLPHLQRSPPDGQSFRSFSFEKPRQPLPADTGGDDSDEDYEKVPLPNSVFINTTESCEVERLFKATSPRGEPQDGLYCIRNSSTKSGKVLVVWDETSNKVRNYRIFEKDSKFYLEGEVLFVSVGSMVEHYHTHVLPSHQSLLLRHPYGYTGPR; this is translated from the exons CTTCATGGCGGCTGAAGAGACGCATTGGCCTGTCCCTATGAAGGCCATTGGTGCCCAGAATCTGCTAACCATGCCTGGGGGCGTGGCCAAGGCTGGCTACCTGCACAAGAAGGGCGGTACCCAGCTGCAGCTGCTGAAAT GGCCCCTGCGCTTTGTCATCATCCACAAACGCTGCGTCTACTACTTTAAGAGTAGCACCTCCGCCTCCCCGCAGGGCGCCTTCTCCCTGAGTGGCTATAACCG GGTGATGCGGGCAGCGGAGGAGACCACGTCCAACAACGTTTTCCCCTTCAAGATCATCCACATCAGCAAGAAGCACCGCACGTGGTTCTTCTCGGCCTCCTCCGAGGACGAGCGCAAG AGCTGGATGGCCTTGCTGCGCAGGGAGATTGGCCACTTCCACGAAAAGAAAGACCTGCCCTTGGACACCAG CGACTCCAGCTCGGACACAGACAGCTTCTACGGCGCAGTCGAGCGGCCTGTGGATATCAGCCTCTCCCCGTACCCCACGGACAATGAAG ACTATGAGCACGACGACGAGGATGACTCCTACATGGAGCCCGACTCCCCGGAGCCCGGAAGGCTTGAGG ATGCCCTGATGCACCCACCGGCTTACCCACCACCCCCAGTGCCCACGCCCAGGAAGCCAGCCTTCTCCGACATGCCCCGGGCCCACTCCTTTACCTCCAAGGGCCCCGGTCCCCTGCTGCCACCCCCGCCCCCTAAGCACGGCCTCCCAGATGTTGGCCTGGCTGCCGAGGACTCCAAGAGGGACCCCCTGTGCCCGAGGCGGGCTGAGCCTTGCCCCAGGGTACCTGCTACCCCCCGAAGGATGAGTGATCCCCCTCTGAGCACCATgcccaccgcacccggcctacggAAACCCCCTTGCTTCCGGGAGagtgccagccccagccccagcccggAGCCCTGGACCCCTGGCCACGGGGCCTGCTCCACTTCCAGTGCTGCCATCATGGCCACTGCCACCTCCAGAAACTGTGACAAACTCAAGTCCTTCCACCTGTCCCCCCGAGGACCGCCCACATCTCAGCCCCCACCTGTGCCAGCCAACAAGCCCAAGTTCCTGAAGACAGCTGAAGAGGACCCCCCAAGGGAGGCAGCCATGCCTGGACTCTTTGTGTCCCCCGTGGCTCCCCGGCCTCCTGCGCTGAAGCTGCCAGTGCCTGAGGCCACGGCGCGGCCCGCAGTCCTGCCCAGGCCAGAGAAGCCGCAGCTCCCCCACCTCCA GCGATCACCCCCTGATGGGCAGAGTTTCAGGAGCTTCTCCTTTGAAAAGCCCCGGCAACCCTTGCCGGCTGACACTGGTGGGGACGACTCGGACGAGGACTATGAGAAG GTGCCACTCCCCAACTCGGTCTTCATCAACACCACGGAGTCCTGCGAAGTGGAAAG GCTGTTCAAGGCTACAAGCCCCCGGGGAGAGCCCCAGGATGGACTCTACTGCATCCGGAACTCCTCTACCAAGTCAGGGAAG GTCCTGGTTGTGTGGGATGAAACCTCTAACAAAGTGAGGAACTATCGCATTTTTGAGAAG GATTCTAAGTTCTACCTGGAGGGCGAGGTCCTGTTTGTGAGTGTGGGCAGCATGGTGGAGCACTACCACACCCACGTGCTGCCCAGCCACCAGAGCCTGCTGCTGCGGCACCCCTACGGCTACACCGGGCCTAGGTGA
- the SH3BP2 gene encoding SH3 domain-binding protein 2 isoform X5 has product MAAEETHWPVPMKAIGAQNLLTMPGGVAKAGYLHKKGGTQLQLLKWPLRFVIIHKRCVYYFKSSTSASPQGAFSLSGYNRVMRAAEETTSNNVFPFKIIHISKKHRTWFFSASSEDERKSWMALLRREIGHFHEKKDLPLDTSDSSSDTDSFYGAVERPVDISLSPYPTDNEDYEHDDEDDSYMEPDSPEPGRLEDALMHPPAYPPPPVPTPRKPAFSDMPRAHSFTSKGPGPLLPPPPPKHGLPDVGLAAEDSKRDPLCPRRAEPCPRVPATPRRMSDPPLSTMPTAPGLRKPPCFRESASPSPSPEPWTPGHGACSTSSAAIMATATSRNCDKLKSFHLSPRGPPTSQPPPVPANKPKFLKTAEEDPPREAAMPGLFVSPVAPRPPALKLPVPEATARPAVLPRPEKPQLPHLQRSPPDGQSFRSFSFEKPRQPLPADTGGDDSDEDYEKVPLPNSVFINTTESCEVERLFKATSPRGEPQDGLYCIRNSSTKSGKVLVVWDETSNKVRNYRIFEKDSKFYLEGEVLFVSVGSMVEHYHTHVLPSHQSLLLRHPYGYTGPR; this is encoded by the exons ATGGCGGCTGAAGAGACGCATTGGCCTGTCCCTATGAAGGCCATTGGTGCCCAGAATCTGCTAACCATGCCTGGGGGCGTGGCCAAGGCTGGCTACCTGCACAAGAAGGGCGGTACCCAGCTGCAGCTGCTGAAAT GGCCCCTGCGCTTTGTCATCATCCACAAACGCTGCGTCTACTACTTTAAGAGTAGCACCTCCGCCTCCCCGCAGGGCGCCTTCTCCCTGAGTGGCTATAACCG GGTGATGCGGGCAGCGGAGGAGACCACGTCCAACAACGTTTTCCCCTTCAAGATCATCCACATCAGCAAGAAGCACCGCACGTGGTTCTTCTCGGCCTCCTCCGAGGACGAGCGCAAG AGCTGGATGGCCTTGCTGCGCAGGGAGATTGGCCACTTCCACGAAAAGAAAGACCTGCCCTTGGACACCAG CGACTCCAGCTCGGACACAGACAGCTTCTACGGCGCAGTCGAGCGGCCTGTGGATATCAGCCTCTCCCCGTACCCCACGGACAATGAAG ACTATGAGCACGACGACGAGGATGACTCCTACATGGAGCCCGACTCCCCGGAGCCCGGAAGGCTTGAGG ATGCCCTGATGCACCCACCGGCTTACCCACCACCCCCAGTGCCCACGCCCAGGAAGCCAGCCTTCTCCGACATGCCCCGGGCCCACTCCTTTACCTCCAAGGGCCCCGGTCCCCTGCTGCCACCCCCGCCCCCTAAGCACGGCCTCCCAGATGTTGGCCTGGCTGCCGAGGACTCCAAGAGGGACCCCCTGTGCCCGAGGCGGGCTGAGCCTTGCCCCAGGGTACCTGCTACCCCCCGAAGGATGAGTGATCCCCCTCTGAGCACCATgcccaccgcacccggcctacggAAACCCCCTTGCTTCCGGGAGagtgccagccccagccccagcccggAGCCCTGGACCCCTGGCCACGGGGCCTGCTCCACTTCCAGTGCTGCCATCATGGCCACTGCCACCTCCAGAAACTGTGACAAACTCAAGTCCTTCCACCTGTCCCCCCGAGGACCGCCCACATCTCAGCCCCCACCTGTGCCAGCCAACAAGCCCAAGTTCCTGAAGACAGCTGAAGAGGACCCCCCAAGGGAGGCAGCCATGCCTGGACTCTTTGTGTCCCCCGTGGCTCCCCGGCCTCCTGCGCTGAAGCTGCCAGTGCCTGAGGCCACGGCGCGGCCCGCAGTCCTGCCCAGGCCAGAGAAGCCGCAGCTCCCCCACCTCCA GCGATCACCCCCTGATGGGCAGAGTTTCAGGAGCTTCTCCTTTGAAAAGCCCCGGCAACCCTTGCCGGCTGACACTGGTGGGGACGACTCGGACGAGGACTATGAGAAG GTGCCACTCCCCAACTCGGTCTTCATCAACACCACGGAGTCCTGCGAAGTGGAAAG GCTGTTCAAGGCTACAAGCCCCCGGGGAGAGCCCCAGGATGGACTCTACTGCATCCGGAACTCCTCTACCAAGTCAGGGAAG GTCCTGGTTGTGTGGGATGAAACCTCTAACAAAGTGAGGAACTATCGCATTTTTGAGAAG GATTCTAAGTTCTACCTGGAGGGCGAGGTCCTGTTTGTGAGTGTGGGCAGCATGGTGGAGCACTACCACACCCACGTGCTGCCCAGCCACCAGAGCCTGCTGCTGCGGCACCCCTACGGCTACACCGGGCCTAGGTGA